The genomic window CCTGCACCGCGTACTCGGCGGCGTTGTCGATGCTGCGCGTCGAGATCTCGTGCACCATGTCCTCGGCCAGCCCGAGCGCGTTCGAGCGGCCGGCCGACCACAGCCAGACGTCGACGCGGTAGCCGTTGCCGGACAGCATGCTGCGGTCGAAGTCGCCGTCGAGGTGCCAGCGCAGCGCGAACATGTCGTCGCGCGCCTTGCCCTCGACGTAGCGGCTGCCGGACCATTCCCAGCCGCGGTAGGCGGTGTCGGCTGCATCGTCCGGCCAGCGCGCGGCGACGAACAGGCGGCCACCGGCAACGCCAGCCTTGAGCTCGACGGTGATCGCGCCGGTGTGGTTGCGGTCCTCGCCGTCGAGGCCATACTTGGCGCGCTCGTTGGCCGCCACCGCCGGCTTCACCGGCACCTTGACCCAGCCGTCGCGCCCCCAGTCGTCGAGGTTGCCGTCGACCGCCGGCGCCTTCGCCAGCACCGCCACCGGCACCGCCTGCGGCGGGGCGGCGACGGCCGGCGCGGCTGCCAGCACCGCGGCCAGCGCGGAAAAATGCGGAAGCTTCGCCATCATTCGATGATCAGCTGGCCTTCCATGCCCTTCTCGCGATGGTCGTCGATCGTGCAATAGACCGGATAGCTGCCGGCCTTGACCGGAACGAAGTAGAGGTCGAGCTGACCGCCCTTCTTCAGCACCTCGAAGGCGGTGAAGTACGGCGCCTTGGCCTCCATCTGGCCGTTGACCATGATCTTGCGCCAGGCGACGGCGCGGTTGAACTCCGGCGAGGTGAAGTAGTGGTCCTTCTCGCCGACGTTCTTCAGCTGCACCTTGTAGGCCTTGCCCGCCTGGAAGCGGATATCCTCGGGCTGGTAATGGTGTTCCGACATCTCGACGGTGACCGTGGTCATCGCCTTCCAATCGGCCTTGTCGACGTAGTCCTTGGCGTTGTCGATGTAATCGGCGGCGAGGACGGGAAACGAAACACCGGCGGCCAGGCAGGCCAGCGCGGCAAGACGAGCGAACTTCATGAAGCACCTCCGGAAAGTGGCGCCTCTCCCTAGTTTTGTTGTCGGTTGTTTCTTGTTTTGTAGGCGCCATGATGCCTGCGCGCCGGCGCCCGGGCAAGCGCCGTCGGCGACGCCGTGCCAGCACCGCCGGCTCTTGGTACAGTGGCGTCTACGCGAACCGCCGCCGGAGTTCCCCATGAAGCAGCCCACCGCCATCGTCGCCGCCTCGATCCTCGCCACGCTGTTTTGCGCCACGGCAGCCCAGGCGCAGTCGGTCATCCCCAAGCTCGACCAGGAAGGGCGCAAGGGCGACATGGCCCGCCTCGCCAAGGAGCAGGCGGTCGCCAAGTTCGACGCCGCCGACGCCGACAAGGACGGCAAGCTGTCGAAGGACGAGGCGGCCAAGGCCAGCCCCTACCTCGCCGAGAACTTCGACAAGCGCGACAGCAACAAGGACGGCTTCATCAGCTGGGAGGAGTACGTCGGCCACGACCGCTGGCCGAAGGACAAATGAGCCTTCCACAAACGGCAGACGGCCTCCGCGGAGGCCGTTCTGCTTTGCGGCGCGGGTGCGGGCGTTCGCTCAGCCGGCGCGCAGGCGCTGCAGGAAGGCGCGCGTGCGCGGGTGCGCGGGGTTGCCGAACAGCGCGGCGGGGTCGCCGGCCTCGACGACTTCGCCGCCGTCCATGAACACCACCCGCGTCGACACGTCGCGGGCAAACGCCATCTCGTGCGTGACGACGAGCATCGTCATGTGCTCCTCGGCCAGCTGGCGCATGCTGCGCAGCACCTCGCCGGTGAGCTCCGGGTCGAGCGCCGAGGTCGGCTCGTCGAAGAGCATGATGTCCGGCGCCATCGCCAGCGCGCGGGCGATCGCGACGCGCTGCTTCTGCCCGCCGGACAGGCGCGACGGGTAGCTGTCGCGCTTCTCGAACAGGCCGACCTTCCGCAGCAGCTCCTCGGCGACCGGCACGATCGCATCGCGCGTCAGGCCCTTCACCGTCATCGGCGCCTCGATCAGGTTGTGCAGCACGGTCAGATGCGGGAACAGGTTGAAGTGCTGGAAGACCATGCCCATCCTGCGGCAGATGCGGCGCGACTCGGCCTCCGGAGCGTAGCGGCAATGGCCGGACTGGTCGGTGGCGGCCAGCGTCTCGCCCGCGATGACGACCTCGCCGCGATCGATCGCCTCGAGGTGGTTGAGGCAGCGCAACAGCGTGCTCTTGCCCGAGCCGGACGGGCCGATCACCGCCACCACCTCGCCCTTGCCGACCGTCAGCGACACGCCGCGCAGCACCTCGTGCTCGCCGAAGCGCTTGCGCAGGTCGCGGGCGACGATCATCGGCTCACTCGTCGTAGACGGCATATTTCCTCTCGAGACGCAGGAAGCCCCAGGTCAGCAGCAGCGTCATGACCAGGTAGAAGGCGGCGGCGACGACGAAGGGCATCGTCGTGAAGTCGCGCTGGACGATGCCGCGCGCGGCGCGCAGCAGGTCGTTCATCGCCAGCACGTAGATCAGCGAGGTGTCCTTGACCAGCGTGATCGTCTCGTTGCTCATCGGCGGCAGGATGCGCTTGACCATCTGCGGCAGCACGATCCGGCGCATCGTCTGCGCGCGGCTCATGCCGAGCACCTGGCCGGCCTCGTACTGGCCGCGGCCGACCGACTGGATGCCGGCGCGGAAGATCTCGGCGAAGTAGGCCGCGTAGTTGAGCACGAAGGCGACGATCGCCGCCGGGAAGTCGGGCAGGCGGATGCCGACGACGGGAACGAAGGGCAGCGCGAAGTAGATGAACAGCATCTGCAGCATCAGCGGCGTGCCGCGCATCAGCCAGATGTAGCCGCTGACGGCGACGCTCGCCGTGCGGAAGCGCGAGACGCGGACCAGCGCCAGCGCCAACC from Azospira restricta includes these protein-coding regions:
- a CDS encoding ethylbenzene dehydrogenase-related protein — translated: MMAKLPHFSALAAVLAAAPAVAAPPQAVPVAVLAKAPAVDGNLDDWGRDGWVKVPVKPAVAANERAKYGLDGEDRNHTGAITVELKAGVAGGRLFVAARWPDDAADTAYRGWEWSGSRYVEGKARDDMFALRWHLDGDFDRSMLSGNGYRVDVWLWSAGRSNALGLAEDMVHEISTRSIDNAAEYAVQGVGTVYIKKHRDAGDPLYKAVRPPKTQGAERIESVELNAKAAGSSADVQAKGGWKGGFWQLELARKLDTGNADDRAFAAGGKVTGQIAVFNRAGDEHKSVSEPLLFDFSALR
- a CDS encoding cupredoxin domain-containing protein, translating into MKFARLAALACLAAGVSFPVLAADYIDNAKDYVDKADWKAMTTVTVEMSEHHYQPEDIRFQAGKAYKVQLKNVGEKDHYFTSPEFNRAVAWRKIMVNGQMEAKAPYFTAFEVLKKGGQLDLYFVPVKAGSYPVYCTIDDHREKGMEGQLIIE
- a CDS encoding amino acid ABC transporter ATP-binding protein codes for the protein MIVARDLRKRFGEHEVLRGVSLTVGKGEVVAVIGPSGSGKSTLLRCLNHLEAIDRGEVVIAGETLAATDQSGHCRYAPEAESRRICRRMGMVFQHFNLFPHLTVLHNLIEAPMTVKGLTRDAIVPVAEELLRKVGLFEKRDSYPSRLSGGQKQRVAIARALAMAPDIMLFDEPTSALDPELTGEVLRSMRQLAEEHMTMLVVTHEMAFARDVSTRVVFMDGGEVVEAGDPAALFGNPAHPRTRAFLQRLRAG
- a CDS encoding amino acid ABC transporter permease; translated protein: MDYLLNILGPLLEGTAVTLQVFVATLLLSLPLGLALALVRVSRFRTASVAVSGYIWLMRGTPLMLQMLFIYFALPFVPVVGIRLPDFPAAIVAFVLNYAAYFAEIFRAGIQSVGRGQYEAGQVLGMSRAQTMRRIVLPQMVKRILPPMSNETITLVKDTSLIYVLAMNDLLRAARGIVQRDFTTMPFVVAAAFYLVMTLLLTWGFLRLERKYAVYDE